From the genome of Bacteroidales bacterium, one region includes:
- a CDS encoding DUF4114 domain-containing protein, with translation MKKLSIAGLLMFLSLFLYHCQEDMGPDDEINQYEKYSKKGNLLINNDPAGLSSRIDYKDQLVSIKDVEKDEMLKSGGDEVQVDHTKNYAFNLKAEVAPPVYNDSTLQATHVTIKDDYAFVTYNYRGPAWLGGIEIYDVSDRENPQPITQIIMPDADVSSVDFYNDKIYIVGATGDYEERGYGSPAFLEVITAAENMNSEDIEIDTILDLDSYTGTGIRVTNENIYTTSGSGGGLSIFSRSDYSALGTEELDHARSVDANSDDLFVLQGQEGLINRFNLEDFSQQETYNGGGEIEGSTIEGSKSEIAVSNDYIFAALNDDGLYMLNMDGSVKQHIPKPEAPPDGEESNYVTNSVSLNGDLVLIGNGAAGVHVGNIIPEKSDSIEIMGSMDFEGPVSTNFVKSKDSVIFVASGKGGLKIIDISIDHGVPDDVVSTDPCETLIGEISDLFPEQKDVRGMHEDLFSDTARLNIRVKEETPVYVTFIDEKAGWKNTFGYYTYHEDNPPESVDDLEKHVVFPNVSKEGEGGGLKFGDQVQLGDEPFPEGTVIGFYLVAQGYKNGETVEGKYTHYTNKTFNENQAQQSTLFLSSGCNDLVLTFEDIKVGNSRCDHDFNDIIFTVRDTDDPEVPNTRLDLSELSYKPEWKEDQEEE, from the coding sequence ATGAAAAAATTAAGTATTGCAGGCCTTTTAATGTTCCTTTCATTATTCCTGTATCACTGTCAGGAAGATATGGGGCCTGATGATGAGATCAATCAGTATGAAAAATACAGTAAAAAAGGAAATCTCCTGATAAACAATGATCCTGCAGGTTTATCCTCGCGTATTGACTATAAAGACCAGCTTGTATCCATAAAAGACGTTGAAAAGGATGAGATGCTGAAAAGCGGCGGAGATGAAGTACAGGTTGATCATACCAAAAACTATGCATTTAACCTTAAAGCCGAAGTTGCTCCCCCCGTATACAACGACAGCACCTTGCAGGCTACACACGTCACCATAAAAGACGATTATGCTTTTGTTACCTATAACTATAGAGGACCGGCGTGGCTGGGAGGAATAGAAATTTATGATGTTTCAGACCGCGAAAACCCGCAACCGATTACCCAGATAATCATGCCGGATGCAGATGTGAGTTCAGTGGATTTCTATAATGATAAAATATATATAGTGGGAGCAACGGGAGATTATGAAGAAAGGGGATATGGATCTCCCGCTTTTCTTGAGGTTATCACGGCAGCCGAAAATATGAATTCTGAAGATATAGAAATAGATACCATACTGGATCTTGATTCTTATACAGGCACAGGCATAAGGGTAACCAACGAAAACATATATACCACAAGCGGTTCGGGCGGAGGCCTTTCAATTTTCAGCCGTTCCGATTACAGCGCACTGGGAACGGAAGAACTGGATCATGCCCGATCTGTAGATGCCAATTCGGATGACCTTTTCGTACTCCAGGGCCAGGAAGGCCTTATCAACCGGTTCAATTTGGAAGATTTCTCCCAACAGGAAACCTATAATGGTGGAGGTGAGATAGAGGGGTCCACCATAGAGGGGTCCAAATCAGAGATCGCCGTATCGAATGACTATATATTTGCTGCTTTGAATGATGATGGCCTATACATGCTCAATATGGACGGAAGTGTAAAACAGCACATCCCTAAACCTGAAGCACCTCCCGATGGAGAAGAATCCAACTATGTGACCAACAGCGTATCGCTTAACGGTGACCTCGTATTGATCGGAAACGGGGCAGCGGGAGTCCATGTAGGCAACATTATTCCCGAAAAAAGTGACAGCATAGAAATAATGGGAAGCATGGATTTCGAGGGTCCGGTATCTACCAATTTTGTGAAATCCAAGGACAGTGTAATTTTTGTTGCTTCTGGAAAAGGTGGTCTTAAAATAATTGACATCAGCATTGACCATGGAGTTCCCGATGACGTTGTTTCTACCGATCCCTGTGAAACACTGATCGGTGAGATCTCCGATCTGTTCCCCGAACAAAAAGATGTACGCGGCATGCATGAAGACCTCTTCAGTGATACGGCCCGCCTGAACATTAGAGTAAAAGAAGAAACCCCGGTTTATGTGACCTTTATTGATGAAAAGGCCGGTTGGAAAAATACATTCGGATATTATACCTATCATGAAGACAATCCTCCGGAAAGCGTGGATGATCTGGAAAAACATGTCGTATTTCCCAATGTCTCAAAAGAAGGTGAAGGCGGAGGCCTGAAGTTCGGCGATCAGGTTCAGCTAGGTGATGAGCCATTTCCCGAAGGAACGGTTATCGGCTTTTACCTGGTGGCTCAGGGCTATAAAAACGGAGAAACTGTTGAGGGAAAGTATACCCACTATACCAACAAAACCTTCAACGAAAATCAGGCACAACAGTCCACCCTGTTTTTAAGCAGCGGTTGCAATGATCTCGTGCTTACCTTTGAGGACATCAAAGTAGGCAACAGCAGGTGCGATCATGATTTCAACGACATCATCTTTACCGTCAGAGACACGGATGATCCTGAAGTGCCCAATACCAGGCTGGATCTTTCTGAACTGTCCTATAAACCAGAATGGAAAGAGGATCAGGAAGAAGAATAA
- the mtnP gene encoding S-methyl-5'-thioadenosine phosphorylase: MAKVGIIGGSGLEDPSILKNPDTVELETPYGDPSSVLTTGKIYDTEVVILSRHGKKHTIPPTQVNNRANIYALHHMKCDYIITSTACGSLREEIERGDMVILDQFIDFTRHRKVSFYESFEPGDMKHVTMADPFSETIRNKLIDSAKELELKYHPRGTVITIEGPRFSTRAESRMFRSWGADVINMSIAPEAILANELGIPYSTIAMSTDYDCWKEDEEPVSWKQILDIFNQNVHNVLDLMLKTLPKLE; this comes from the coding sequence ATGGCAAAAGTTGGAATCATAGGCGGGTCGGGACTGGAAGATCCTTCAATACTCAAGAACCCCGATACGGTTGAGCTGGAAACCCCTTATGGCGATCCGAGCTCAGTGCTGACCACCGGAAAAATATACGATACGGAAGTGGTCATTTTATCGCGTCACGGTAAAAAACATACCATACCCCCCACCCAGGTGAACAACCGCGCCAACATATATGCCCTGCACCATATGAAATGCGATTACATCATCACGTCAACCGCATGCGGAAGCCTGCGGGAAGAGATCGAGAGGGGGGATATGGTCATACTCGATCAGTTTATTGACTTCACACGACACAGAAAAGTATCCTTTTATGAAAGCTTTGAACCGGGTGATATGAAACACGTGACCATGGCAGATCCGTTTTCCGAAACCATCCGGAACAAGCTGATCGACTCGGCCAAAGAACTGGAGCTAAAATATCATCCCAGGGGCACAGTAATTACCATTGAAGGCCCCAGATTCTCAACAAGGGCTGAATCAAGGATGTTTCGAAGCTGGGGAGCCGATGTGATCAACATGTCGATAGCGCCCGAAGCCATTCTGGCCAATGAACTGGGAATACCTTACAGCACCATTGCCATGAGCACGGACTATGATTGCTGGAAAGAAGATGAAGAGCCGGTGAGCTGGAAACAGATCCTGGATATCTTTAACCAGAATGTCCACAATGTACTCGACCTGATGTTAAAAACCCTGCCAAAGCTGGAATAA
- a CDS encoding class II aldolase/adducin family protein translates to MTNQEGYIKFQCDWEKKNFTFSKKNFSKINEWRKKLYDHELLGVNMEGIGFGNLSIREENSKRFIITGSETGKHEELSKNHYARVIDYDIPNNYVKCVGQVKASSESLTHAAIYESEPEVHGVIHTHHERLWKLLKNKLPTTDPEVEFGTPEMAEEIKKLMQQRDVRIEKIIIMGGHREGIITFGRDLDEAGGVLLKYFNQIA, encoded by the coding sequence ATGACAAATCAGGAAGGATACATCAAGTTTCAATGCGACTGGGAGAAGAAAAATTTCACCTTCTCCAAAAAGAATTTCAGCAAGATCAACGAATGGCGTAAAAAGCTATATGATCACGAATTGCTTGGTGTCAACATGGAAGGTATTGGCTTTGGAAATCTGAGCATCAGGGAGGAAAACTCCAAACGGTTCATTATCACCGGATCGGAGACAGGAAAGCATGAAGAGCTGTCAAAAAATCACTATGCCCGGGTGATTGATTACGATATCCCCAACAATTATGTGAAGTGTGTGGGGCAAGTTAAAGCCAGCTCGGAATCTCTTACGCATGCAGCCATCTATGAATCGGAGCCTGAGGTACACGGTGTGATTCACACCCATCATGAGCGGTTGTGGAAATTGTTAAAAAACAAACTCCCCACAACAGATCCGGAGGTAGAATTCGGTACGCCCGAGATGGCTGAAGAGATTAAAAAACTCATGCAACAAAGGGATGTGCGCATTGAGAAGATTATCATCATGGGCGGACACAGGGAAGGAATCATTACCTTTGGCAGGGATCTGGACGAAGCCGGAGGCGTACTGTTAAAGTATTTCAACCAGATCGCTTAA
- the mtnA gene encoding S-methyl-5-thioribose-1-phosphate isomerase: MRVDNVKYQTIWLKDRGTVQVIDQRKLPFDFRIVDLKSTEDVYKAIKEMVVRGAPLIGVTASYGIYLALVNASAWDWKGQLKEAMERLKSARPTAINLEFALNQHKERLANIHSLEEARNEARKTAEELLEQEKENCRKIGENGLSLIEEIAKGKDSEPVNILTHCNAGWLATIDYGTATAPIYLAHDKGIKLHVWVDETRPRNQGARLTAWELEKHGIPYTVIADNTGGLLMQQGMVDMVITGSDRTAANGDVANKIGTYLKALAANDNDVPFYVAVPLSSIDMNIERGVNGIPIEQRHGDEVKYIYGYDKGNITTILLTPENARVANYGFDVTPAKYVTWLITEKGLCKPNKKEIKKLFRS, encoded by the coding sequence ATGCGTGTGGACAACGTGAAATATCAGACAATATGGCTGAAGGACAGGGGAACAGTTCAGGTAATTGACCAGAGAAAACTCCCGTTTGATTTTCGTATTGTGGACCTGAAATCAACAGAAGATGTTTATAAAGCCATAAAAGAGATGGTAGTTAGGGGTGCTCCCCTGATCGGTGTCACTGCATCTTACGGGATTTATCTTGCACTGGTCAATGCCTCTGCATGGGACTGGAAAGGGCAGCTAAAAGAAGCAATGGAACGGCTTAAATCGGCCCGTCCAACGGCCATCAATCTTGAGTTTGCCTTGAATCAGCATAAAGAGAGGCTGGCCAATATACATTCGCTGGAAGAAGCCAGAAACGAGGCCCGCAAAACAGCAGAAGAACTATTGGAACAAGAAAAGGAAAACTGCCGAAAAATCGGAGAAAATGGCCTATCCCTGATAGAAGAAATTGCAAAGGGAAAAGACAGTGAGCCCGTAAATATATTAACGCATTGTAATGCAGGCTGGCTAGCCACCATTGATTATGGCACCGCAACTGCCCCAATCTACCTGGCTCATGACAAAGGCATCAAGCTGCATGTGTGGGTGGACGAAACAAGGCCCAGAAACCAGGGCGCCAGGCTTACAGCCTGGGAGCTCGAAAAACATGGTATACCCTATACTGTAATAGCAGACAATACGGGTGGACTCTTAATGCAGCAGGGAATGGTTGACATGGTCATTACAGGGAGCGACAGAACCGCTGCTAACGGAGATGTAGCCAACAAAATTGGCACCTACCTGAAAGCACTGGCTGCCAATGATAATGATGTACCTTTTTATGTGGCAGTTCCCTTGTCATCCATCGACATGAATATCGAAAGGGGGGTCAATGGTATCCCCATCGAACAAAGACATGGAGATGAGGTGAAATACATATACGGATATGATAAAGGAAACATAACAACAATTTTACTGACCCCTGAAAACGCAAGAGTTGCCAATTACGGTTTCGATGTAACTCCGGCCAAATATGTAACATGGCTGATCACGGAAAAAGGATTGTGCAAACCCAACAAAAAAGAAATAAAAAAACTGTTTAGATCATGA
- a CDS encoding HAD family phosphatase has product MLNNMDRINNVIFDLGGVILDIDLLKGMTAMKQLGITNFESSNEKVNHMKTFMDFEKGLLSEAGFIEKLKEENEADFSNNDFIDAWNEIIVGFQQERIDLIANLKKSARFRTFLLSNTNSLHKDLYTRILREEHSVRGLEELFDNVYFSHEIYMRKPDPVIYHYVLNTEGLIPEQTLFIDDSLANIETAQSLGMETFHLSDGVTINDLFSEQQVARWI; this is encoded by the coding sequence ATGTTGAACAATATGGATCGTATTAACAATGTCATTTTCGACCTGGGCGGCGTGATTCTCGATATTGATCTGTTGAAGGGAATGACCGCCATGAAACAATTGGGCATCACAAACTTTGAAAGTTCAAACGAAAAGGTAAACCACATGAAAACCTTTATGGACTTTGAAAAAGGATTGCTTTCGGAAGCAGGATTCATTGAAAAGCTTAAGGAAGAAAATGAAGCGGATTTCTCCAATAATGATTTTATTGATGCCTGGAATGAGATCATAGTGGGTTTTCAGCAAGAACGGATTGATTTGATAGCCAATTTGAAGAAGTCCGCTAGATTCAGAACCTTTCTGTTAAGCAATACCAATTCGCTCCATAAGGATTTGTATACAAGAATCCTTCGGGAGGAACATTCTGTAAGGGGGTTGGAGGAGCTGTTTGATAACGTCTATTTTTCTCATGAAATATACATGAGAAAACCAGACCCTGTGATATATCATTATGTTTTGAATACCGAAGGGCTGATCCCTGAACAAACCTTATTTATAGATGATTCCCTGGCCAATATTGAAACTGCCCAATCGTTGGGGATGGAGACGTTTCATCTTTCAGACGGGGTCACCATTAACGATCTGTTTTCTGAACAGCAAGTAGCCAGATGGATTTAA